A genomic window from Pseudoalteromonas piratica includes:
- the tmk gene encoding dTMP kinase, translating into MIGKFIVIEGLEGAGKSSAIAVCQQVLNDAEINFVNTREPGGTPLAESLRSLVKATHEEKVSDATELLLMYAARSQLVENVIAPALGRGDWVLGDRHDLSSQAYQGGGRNIEKHKLEALAEIVLGELKPNLTLYLDIDPKIGLARAANRGELDRIELEQLSFFERTREVYLAAAKNDKSIVTIDASQAMEKVHSDIKDALNQFISGATA; encoded by the coding sequence ATGATTGGTAAATTTATTGTAATTGAGGGCCTTGAGGGCGCTGGAAAGTCATCGGCGATTGCTGTTTGTCAGCAAGTATTAAATGACGCTGAAATTAATTTTGTAAATACCCGCGAACCAGGTGGCACACCGCTTGCCGAGTCACTGCGCAGTCTGGTTAAAGCAACACATGAAGAAAAGGTCAGTGATGCAACTGAGCTTCTGTTAATGTATGCAGCGCGCTCGCAATTGGTTGAAAATGTGATTGCGCCAGCGCTCGGTCGTGGTGATTGGGTGTTAGGCGATAGGCACGATTTATCGTCACAAGCCTACCAAGGTGGTGGTCGAAACATTGAGAAACATAAACTTGAAGCCTTAGCAGAAATTGTTTTAGGTGAATTAAAACCAAATTTAACCTTGTATTTAGACATTGATCCTAAAATTGGCCTAGCGCGCGCGGCTAATCGCGGTGAGTTAGATCGCATTGAGCTTGAACAGTTAAGTTTTTTTGAAAGAACCCGTGAAGTGTATTTAGCAGCCGCAAAAAATGATAAAAGTATTGTTACTATTGATGCGAGCCAAGCAATGGAGAAGGTACACTCTGATATTAAAGATGCACTAAATCAATTTATTTCAGGGGCAACTGCGTGA
- the mltG gene encoding endolytic transglycosylase MltG, which produces MIRAFAFLFTLFVAFATFAGFQLKQLQTVQLSISEATLYQVKAGTGVNSMCSAFKKNGWVKDCFWLKVYAKINPELVKLKQGMYLIEAKPLLEMISDMNKGRDHQFPFTILEGSTFKQVLSDFKNADYLEQVSETALNNALKEMGIKQDNPEGWFYPDTYFYSAGDSQLAILKRAYDKMQQTLDKAWQSRDMAVPLKSQYEALILASIIEKESGHNAERDLIASVFVNRINKGMRLQTDPTVIYGLGDEYQGDIKSEHLRRHTPYNTYRINGLPPTPIAMPSEQAIYATLNPRYSDFYYFVASGGGEHHFSKTLAEHNAAVRKYLLNK; this is translated from the coding sequence ATGATCCGTGCTTTCGCTTTTTTATTTACGCTTTTTGTGGCTTTCGCGACGTTTGCGGGCTTTCAGTTAAAGCAACTTCAAACTGTGCAATTATCAATAAGTGAAGCAACCTTGTATCAAGTAAAAGCTGGCACGGGTGTTAATAGCATGTGTTCAGCATTTAAAAAGAATGGCTGGGTAAAAGATTGTTTTTGGTTAAAAGTGTACGCCAAAATTAATCCAGAGTTAGTTAAGCTGAAGCAAGGCATGTACTTGATTGAAGCAAAACCACTGCTTGAAATGATTAGCGATATGAATAAAGGGCGCGATCATCAATTTCCATTTACGATTTTAGAAGGTAGTACTTTCAAACAAGTATTAAGCGATTTTAAAAATGCTGACTATCTTGAACAAGTCTCTGAAACAGCATTGAACAATGCGCTAAAAGAGATGGGTATCAAGCAAGATAATCCAGAAGGGTGGTTTTATCCTGATACGTATTTTTATTCCGCAGGTGATAGTCAACTAGCAATTCTAAAACGTGCTTATGATAAAATGCAGCAAACTTTAGATAAGGCATGGCAATCACGTGATATGGCTGTGCCTTTGAAATCGCAATATGAAGCGCTCATTTTAGCTTCAATAATTGAAAAAGAATCAGGTCACAATGCAGAACGCGATTTAATTGCGTCTGTGTTTGTTAATCGTATTAATAAAGGCATGCGTTTACAAACCGATCCAACAGTCATTTATGGCTTAGGTGATGAGTATCAAGGCGATATAAAGTCGGAACATTTAAGGCGTCATACACCTTATAATACATACCGCATCAATGGTTTGCCGCCAACTCCCATTGCGATGCCATCAGAGCAAGCTATTTACGCAACTTTGAATCCGCGTTACTCTGATTTTTATTATTTTGTTGCATCGGGTGGTGGAGAGCACCACTTTTCAAAAACATTAGCTGAACATAATGCAGCGGTTAGGAAATATCTTTTAAACAAATGA
- the pabC gene encoding aminodeoxychorismate lyase, translating to MDITIITNSETPTITSNDRALQYGDGFFTTIKVENGKPCLLDEHLARLRQCSERLFFDNLNLTEIESNIIKVAKSHSLAVVKVVVSRGAGGRGYQLPEQQTPHVYISCLAFPEPYLTIKADGIALDTLETPLAINPLVAGLKTLNRLEQVLAKHELKQKGFSEGLLLNCNGEVIETTVANLLLLKDGKLYSPHLDKSGIFGVYLAHLQKKLAITFKTISLEECYSADSLFCCNSLMGIVPITRLDEKRFPLDAALDFLAERSL from the coding sequence ATGGACATAACAATAATAACAAATAGCGAAACTCCAACTATCACCAGTAATGATAGAGCATTGCAATATGGTGATGGCTTTTTTACAACGATTAAAGTTGAAAATGGTAAACCTTGTTTATTAGATGAACATTTAGCACGTTTGCGGCAATGTAGTGAGCGACTTTTCTTCGACAATCTCAACCTAACTGAAATTGAATCAAATATTATTAAAGTCGCAAAGTCACATAGTCTTGCGGTTGTTAAAGTGGTTGTGAGTCGAGGTGCAGGCGGCAGAGGCTATCAACTACCCGAACAACAAACCCCTCATGTTTATATTAGCTGCCTCGCTTTTCCTGAGCCCTATTTAACGATTAAAGCAGATGGTATCGCGCTTGATACCCTTGAAACACCATTGGCAATCAATCCCCTTGTTGCCGGTTTAAAAACATTAAATCGTCTTGAGCAAGTATTAGCTAAACACGAACTTAAGCAAAAAGGGTTTAGTGAAGGGTTATTACTTAACTGCAATGGCGAAGTAATCGAAACCACTGTGGCCAATTTATTACTTTTAAAAGATGGCAAACTATATTCACCTCATCTTGATAAGTCCGGGATTTTTGGCGTCTATTTGGCGCATTTACAGAAAAAACTAGCCATAACCTTTAAAACAATCTCACTTGAAGAGTGTTATAGCGCAGATAGTTTATTTTGTTGTAATAGCCTGATGGGAATCGTGCCGATTACACGTTTAGATGAGAAACGTTTTCCATTAGACGCTGCGCTAGACTTTTTAGCAGAGAGGTCTTTATGA
- the fabF gene encoding beta-ketoacyl-ACP synthase II, whose amino-acid sequence MAKRRVVVTGLGMLTPLGNDVDTTWQGLLAGQSGIGLIDHFDTSDFGTKFAGLVKDFDPTLYMAKKDTKKMDLFIQYGIAAGVQAFKDSGLEVTEENAERIGVAVGSGIGGLTLIEENHVKLLNSGPRKLSPFYVPSTIINMISGHLSIMHGLKGPNISIVTACTTGLHNIGHAARMIAYGDADAMVAGGAEKASTPIGMGGFSSARALSTRNDNPQAASRPWDKDRDGFVLADGAGVIVLEEYEHAKARGAKIYAELVGFGMSGDAYHMTSPPEDGAGAALAMKNALNDAGVNAEQVGYINAHGTSTPAGDIAETNAVKSIYGAAASDVLVSSTKSMMGHLLGAAGSVESIVTILSLQDQKVTPTINLDNPSEGCDLDYVAHTARDAKLDYALCNSFGFGGTNGSLLFKKI is encoded by the coding sequence GTGGCTAAACGTCGAGTAGTGGTTACTGGCCTAGGTATGTTAACCCCTCTAGGTAATGATGTTGATACAACATGGCAAGGTTTATTAGCGGGTCAAAGTGGCATTGGTTTAATTGACCATTTTGATACGTCTGATTTTGGTACTAAATTCGCGGGTCTGGTAAAAGATTTTGACCCAACATTGTACATGGCGAAAAAAGACACCAAAAAGATGGATTTATTCATTCAATATGGTATTGCTGCTGGTGTACAAGCATTTAAAGATTCTGGATTAGAAGTTACCGAAGAAAATGCTGAGCGTATTGGTGTTGCGGTAGGTTCAGGTATTGGTGGTCTAACACTTATCGAAGAAAACCATGTTAAATTACTTAACAGTGGTCCTCGCAAATTATCACCGTTTTACGTGCCTTCAACCATTATCAATATGATCTCTGGTCATTTATCGATTATGCACGGCCTTAAAGGTCCAAATATCTCGATAGTTACGGCATGTACAACAGGTCTTCATAATATTGGTCACGCAGCACGTATGATTGCCTATGGTGATGCTGATGCTATGGTTGCAGGTGGTGCAGAAAAAGCATCAACACCAATTGGCATGGGCGGCTTTAGCTCAGCGCGTGCATTATCTACACGCAATGACAACCCACAAGCAGCATCGCGTCCGTGGGATAAAGACCGTGACGGTTTTGTACTGGCTGATGGCGCGGGTGTAATTGTGCTTGAAGAATACGAACACGCAAAAGCACGCGGTGCAAAAATTTATGCCGAGTTAGTAGGTTTTGGTATGAGTGGCGATGCATATCACATGACGTCACCACCAGAAGACGGTGCAGGTGCCGCACTTGCAATGAAAAATGCACTCAATGATGCTGGTGTAAATGCAGAGCAAGTTGGTTATATCAACGCACACGGTACTTCGACACCAGCGGGAGATATTGCTGAAACTAACGCTGTTAAGTCAATTTATGGCGCAGCGGCAAGCGATGTATTAGTAAGCTCAACCAAATCAATGATGGGCCACTTACTTGGTGCTGCAGGTTCAGTTGAATCAATCGTAACGATTTTATCGCTTCAAGATCAAAAAGTAACACCGACAATTAACCTTGATAACCCAAGTGAAGGCTGTGACTTAGATTATGTTGCGCATACCGCGCGTGATGCTAAGTTAGACTATGCCCTATGTAATTCATTTGGCTTTGGTGGAACTAATGGCTCTTTATTATTTAAGAAGATATAA
- the acpP gene encoding acyl carrier protein produces the protein MSNIQERVQKIIVEQLGVQEEEVKAEASFVDDLGADSLDTVELVMALEEEFDTEIPDEEAEKITTVQAAIDYVTAHAE, from the coding sequence ATGAGCAACATCCAAGAACGTGTTCAAAAAATCATCGTAGAGCAACTAGGTGTTCAAGAAGAAGAAGTAAAAGCAGAAGCATCATTTGTTGATGATTTAGGCGCTGATTCACTAGACACTGTAGAACTAGTAATGGCTCTTGAAGAAGAGTTTGACACTGAGATCCCAGACGAAGAAGCTGAGAAGATCACTACAGTTCAAGCAGCTATCGATTACGTTACTGCTCACGCTGAGTAA
- the fabG gene encoding 3-oxoacyl-ACP reductase FabG: MSNLFSLEGKVVLVTGASRGIGKSIAETLVSLGATVAGTATSEGGAAKISDYLGENGKGYALNVTEADSIETTLAAIKADLGDIDVLVNNAGITRDNLLMRMKDSEWDDIIDTNLSSIFRLSKAVLRPMMKKKNGRIINVGSVVGTMGNAGQANYAAAKAGVIGFSKSMAREVASRGITVNVVAPGFIQTDMTDELTDEQKAATLANVPSNRLGQPNEIAAAVAYLASDAAAYVTGETLHVNGGMYMI; encoded by the coding sequence ATGAGTAACTTATTCTCTTTAGAAGGCAAAGTTGTACTAGTAACTGGCGCGAGTCGTGGTATTGGTAAATCAATCGCAGAAACACTAGTATCACTTGGTGCAACTGTTGCGGGTACTGCCACAAGCGAGGGCGGCGCTGCAAAAATCAGTGATTACTTAGGTGAAAACGGTAAAGGTTACGCGCTTAATGTGACAGAAGCTGATTCGATTGAAACAACACTTGCAGCGATTAAAGCGGATCTAGGCGATATCGATGTACTAGTTAATAATGCGGGTATTACGCGTGACAACCTACTTATGCGTATGAAAGACAGTGAGTGGGATGACATTATCGACACTAACTTGTCGTCAATTTTCCGTTTATCAAAAGCGGTACTGCGTCCAATGATGAAAAAGAAAAATGGTCGTATTATCAACGTTGGTTCTGTTGTTGGTACTATGGGTAATGCAGGTCAAGCAAACTATGCAGCAGCAAAAGCGGGTGTTATTGGTTTTTCTAAATCAATGGCGCGCGAAGTGGCATCTCGCGGCATTACGGTTAACGTTGTAGCACCTGGTTTTATTCAAACGGATATGACAGACGAGCTAACTGACGAACAAAAAGCAGCAACGCTTGCAAACGTACCTTCAAATCGTTTAGGTCAACCGAACGAAATTGCAGCAGCTGTAGCGTATTTAGCATCTGACGCTGCTGCGTACGTAACAGGCGAAACTTTGCATGTAAACGGCGGCATGTACATGATCTAA
- the fabD gene encoding ACP S-malonyltransferase: protein MSNNTAILFPGQGSQSVGMLAELLAESEVVQATFKEASDALGYDLAALVLEGPAESLNETHRTQPALLTSSVAIYRHYLANGGEKPSAMAGHSLGEYSALVCAGVIELAEAVKLVEKRGVYMQEAVPAGTGAMYAIIGLADDAIAKACIDAAQGEVVSPVNFNSPGQVVIAGQKAAVERAGELCKEAGAKRALPLAVSVPSHCALMKPAADKLAADLEAITFNTPEISVINNVDVTTESASEAIKDALVRQLYSPVRWTETVQKLAQDGLTRTYEFGPGKVLTGLAKRIDKSVTCAAVNDLNTLSSVLDA from the coding sequence ATGTCAAATAACACAGCGATTTTATTTCCAGGCCAAGGTTCACAATCGGTGGGCATGTTGGCTGAATTACTAGCTGAATCAGAAGTTGTTCAAGCTACATTCAAAGAAGCAAGTGATGCATTAGGTTATGACCTTGCGGCATTAGTGCTTGAAGGCCCTGCAGAGTCACTTAATGAAACGCATCGCACTCAACCTGCGTTGTTAACGTCAAGTGTTGCAATTTACCGTCATTACCTTGCAAACGGTGGTGAAAAACCAAGCGCAATGGCAGGTCACAGTTTAGGTGAATATTCAGCACTCGTATGCGCAGGCGTGATTGAACTTGCTGAAGCAGTAAAGCTTGTTGAAAAACGTGGTGTTTATATGCAAGAAGCAGTACCTGCAGGTACTGGCGCAATGTACGCAATTATCGGCCTTGCTGATGATGCAATTGCTAAAGCATGTATTGATGCAGCTCAAGGTGAAGTTGTTTCACCCGTTAACTTTAATTCACCTGGTCAAGTTGTAATTGCAGGTCAAAAGGCAGCGGTAGAGCGTGCTGGTGAATTATGTAAAGAAGCCGGTGCAAAACGCGCGTTACCGCTTGCAGTGAGCGTACCGTCACACTGTGCACTAATGAAGCCCGCTGCTGACAAACTAGCTGCTGATTTAGAAGCGATAACATTTAATACACCTGAAATATCAGTAATTAATAATGTTGACGTAACGACAGAAAGCGCAAGCGAAGCTATTAAAGATGCACTAGTACGTCAACTTTACAGCCCTGTTCGCTGGACTGAAACAGTTCAAAAGCTAGCACAAGATGGCTTAACCAGAACGTATGAGTTTGGTCCTGGTAAAGTATTGACAGGTCTTGCAAAACGTATTGATAAATCGGTAACTTGCGCTGCAGTAAACGATTTAAACACTCTTTCTAGCGTTTTAGACGCATAA
- the plsX gene encoding phosphate acyltransferase PlsX: MMSNLTIALDIMGGDYGPRSSLPAAIEAVNIHNNITLILCGNETLIRTELEKLDALQHPRLHIKHCSEVVNNDDKPATALRCKKDSSMRKALDLVKSGEAQACVSAGNTGALFAMAYCILKMLPGISRPALISSVPTEKPKPVYLLDLGANVTADPETLFEFALMGSVVAEQSQGIENPTIGLLNIGAEVIKGHDDIKRAAELFEQSNAINYIGYCEGTDIFKGKADVIVCDGFVGNIALKTCEGIAKMIIHKLNKTLKKSIFYRAAALLMFPVLKKLYKKMNPDQYNGASLVGLRGIVVKSHGNAKSPAFLAAINEAVREVEKQLPEKIEARFAAFKGQQLDLDNVDKESFCSPCDK; this comes from the coding sequence TTGATGTCTAATCTAACCATAGCGTTAGATATAATGGGGGGCGATTACGGCCCCCGTTCTTCGTTGCCTGCCGCAATCGAGGCTGTCAACATACACAATAATATAACGCTTATATTATGTGGCAACGAAACACTTATCCGCACAGAGCTTGAAAAGCTCGACGCACTTCAACACCCTCGATTACATATCAAGCATTGCAGTGAAGTTGTTAATAATGACGACAAGCCAGCTACGGCATTGCGATGTAAAAAAGATTCTTCGATGCGAAAAGCCCTTGATTTGGTTAAATCAGGTGAGGCGCAAGCATGTGTATCAGCGGGTAACACAGGTGCACTGTTTGCAATGGCTTATTGCATTTTAAAGATGCTGCCTGGTATCAGCCGTCCTGCACTGATTAGTTCTGTACCAACCGAAAAGCCAAAACCTGTCTACTTACTTGATTTGGGTGCAAACGTTACAGCAGATCCTGAAACACTTTTTGAATTTGCGCTTATGGGCAGTGTGGTGGCGGAGCAATCACAAGGTATAGAAAACCCAACAATCGGTCTATTAAACATTGGCGCTGAAGTAATAAAAGGGCATGACGATATAAAACGCGCAGCTGAACTTTTTGAGCAATCAAATGCAATTAATTATATTGGCTATTGTGAAGGTACCGATATTTTTAAGGGCAAGGCCGATGTTATCGTATGTGACGGTTTTGTTGGCAATATTGCACTTAAAACCTGTGAAGGCATTGCCAAAATGATTATTCATAAATTGAATAAAACCCTTAAGAAAAGTATTTTTTACCGTGCCGCTGCACTTTTAATGTTTCCGGTGTTAAAAAAACTCTATAAAAAGATGAACCCCGACCAGTATAACGGTGCAAGTTTGGTAGGATTACGCGGTATTGTGGTTAAAAGTCACGGTAATGCGAAATCACCTGCATTTTTAGCAGCGATTAATGAAGCCGTGAGGGAAGTTGAAAAGCAACTACCTGAAAAAATTGAGGCCCGTTTTGCAGCGTTTAAAGGTCAGCAATTAGATCTTGATAATGTGGATAAAGAGTCATTTTGTTCACCCTGCGATAAATAA
- the rpmF gene encoding 50S ribosomal protein L32 yields MAVQKSKKSRSKRGMRRSHDAINGPTLTVDPVSGETHRRHHVTADGYYKGEKVVS; encoded by the coding sequence ATGGCTGTACAAAAAAGCAAGAAGTCTCGCTCTAAGCGTGGTATGCGTCGTTCACACGATGCGATCAATGGTCCAACTCTAACTGTTGATCCAGTATCAGGTGAAACTCACCGTCGTCACCACGTAACTGCAGACGGTTACTACAAAGGCGAAAAAGTAGTTTCTTAA
- the yceD gene encoding 23S rRNA accumulation protein YceD yields the protein MQKVKIPITLDPVRSAQKQVTYDGVVLFEQLPRLLEVVVRSEGEVEVKIHFRKDEQGISVVEGHARANITTVCQRCNEELGLDLELDFAYSPIGIGKSSEHLPSCYDVVEMDEEGEINLHQLVEDELMLAIPIVPMHEESHCRFSEKPLSFGEIKAEDDKPNPFEILKQLKKDS from the coding sequence ATGCAAAAGGTGAAGATTCCGATCACGCTTGATCCGGTAAGATCAGCACAAAAGCAAGTCACATATGACGGTGTTGTGTTGTTTGAACAACTTCCTCGATTACTCGAAGTAGTTGTTAGGAGCGAGGGTGAGGTCGAAGTTAAGATTCATTTCAGGAAAGACGAACAAGGTATCAGTGTTGTTGAAGGCCATGCTAGAGCCAACATTACTACAGTTTGTCAGCGCTGTAATGAAGAGTTAGGGTTGGATTTGGAACTAGACTTTGCTTATTCGCCAATAGGTATAGGTAAGTCATCTGAGCATCTACCGTCATGTTATGACGTTGTAGAGATGGATGAGGAAGGTGAGATTAACTTGCATCAACTAGTTGAAGACGAGTTAATGTTAGCCATCCCAATAGTACCGATGCATGAAGAGTCTCATTGCAGATTTTCAGAAAAGCCTTTGAGCTTTGGTGAAATAAAAGCAGAAGATGACAAACCAAATCCATTTGAAATTTTGAAACAACTTAAGAAAGATTCTTAG
- a CDS encoding Maf family protein, which produces MKTSFILASSSPFRKSILKKILPEFDAFSPDIDESPKLNESPLNLVERLAIEKAQTASQFYEKGIVIGSDQVALFAEQILGKPHTREKAIEQLSLFSGQKVQFITSLAVFDIESDKIQVTHDITQVYFRELTQNQIEQYIDTEQPLNCAGSFKSEGLGIVLFDKIVGEDPNSLVGLPLIKLTSLLKEFNIDPLNLQTNKS; this is translated from the coding sequence ATGAAAACCTCGTTTATTTTAGCGTCAAGTTCACCATTTCGAAAATCAATCTTGAAAAAAATATTGCCTGAATTTGATGCTTTTTCGCCAGATATCGATGAAAGCCCAAAACTGAATGAATCGCCGCTTAATTTGGTTGAAAGACTTGCTATTGAGAAAGCGCAAACAGCATCGCAATTTTATGAAAAAGGTATTGTGATTGGCTCGGATCAAGTTGCCCTTTTTGCTGAACAGATATTAGGTAAACCACATACTCGTGAAAAAGCAATTGAACAACTCTCTCTTTTTTCAGGGCAGAAAGTGCAATTCATTACATCGTTAGCGGTATTTGATATCGAATCCGATAAAATTCAGGTGACCCATGATATTACCCAAGTTTATTTTAGAGAATTAACGCAAAACCAAATTGAGCAGTACATCGATACAGAACAACCGTTAAACTGCGCTGGGAGTTTTAAATCCGAAGGATTAGGAATTGTTCTTTTTGATAAAATTGTTGGCGAGGATCCAAATAGTTTAGTAGGTCTGCCATTAATTAAACTCACCTCTTTACTCAAAGAGTTCAATATTGACCCACTAAACCTGCAAACGAATAAATCTTGA
- a CDS encoding HAD-IIIA family hydrolase: MNNKQLIIFDWDGTLMDTVPKIVNTVKLVADCHQLTRPTDDAIRQIIGLSLDVAINELFEKPSMTLTLSQSYKDIYVNEETPSTLFPHVRECLTALHEKGYTLAVATGKSRKGLNRLMAETELAHLFKATRTACECASKPSPEMILEICDELNIASDKTVMVGDTTMDLAMANNAKVASVGVSFGAHPVSQLKPLKPIIIIDQFEQLIDLF; the protein is encoded by the coding sequence ATGAATAACAAACAATTAATCATTTTTGATTGGGACGGTACCCTAATGGATACTGTGCCAAAAATTGTTAATACAGTGAAATTGGTGGCAGACTGCCACCAATTAACTCGCCCAACTGATGATGCAATCAGGCAGATTATCGGGCTTAGTCTTGATGTAGCCATTAACGAACTGTTTGAGAAGCCGTCAATGACTTTAACGCTTTCGCAAAGTTATAAAGACATTTACGTAAACGAAGAAACACCATCAACGCTTTTTCCTCATGTAAGAGAGTGTTTAACAGCACTACATGAAAAAGGCTATACACTTGCAGTGGCAACGGGTAAAAGTCGGAAGGGATTAAACCGTTTAATGGCGGAAACAGAATTGGCACATCTATTTAAGGCAACACGTACAGCGTGTGAATGTGCTTCAAAACCATCGCCTGAGATGATTTTAGAAATTTGTGATGAGCTTAATATTGCAAGTGACAAAACCGTGATGGTTGGTGATACCACAATGGACTTAGCAATGGCAAATAATGCAAAGGTTGCGTCCGTTGGTGTAAGCTTTGGTGCTCATCCTGTTAGTCAATTAAAGCCACTCAAACCGATTATCATCATTGACCAATTTGAGCAGCTTATAGACTTGTTCTAA
- the rluC gene encoding 23S rRNA pseudouridine(955/2504/2580) synthase RluC, translated as MSEQQKNQVQFVDIDEGNDGQRIDNFLITFLKGVPKSAIYRILRKGEVRVNKKRIKPIYKLKAGDMVRIPPVKVAEKQEFVPKNLDKINKLEDAILFEDKYLMVINKPSGMAVHGGSGLSYGLIEALRSIRPDERNLELVHRLDRDTSGCLLVSKKRSVLRGLHEQLREKTMEKNYWALVTGSWASKIKNVTEPLRKNTLQSGERVVRVDEAEGKPSQTRFRVLERFGQFATLVQASPVTGRTHQIRVHTQCKGHPIACDDKYGVAEFDSEMKKKGLNRLFLHAHDLTFVHPKTEESMRVEAPLDGNLKNCLKTLREDKQ; from the coding sequence ATGTCAGAACAGCAAAAAAATCAGGTCCAATTTGTTGATATCGATGAAGGCAATGATGGCCAACGAATTGATAACTTTTTAATTACCTTTTTAAAGGGTGTGCCTAAGAGTGCCATTTATCGCATTTTGCGAAAAGGTGAAGTGCGCGTAAACAAAAAGCGTATCAAACCGATATACAAACTGAAAGCGGGAGATATGGTACGTATCCCGCCAGTTAAAGTTGCTGAAAAACAAGAGTTTGTCCCTAAAAATCTTGATAAAATTAACAAGTTAGAAGATGCCATTTTATTTGAAGACAAATACTTAATGGTCATTAATAAACCTTCAGGCATGGCGGTGCATGGTGGCAGTGGTTTAAGTTATGGCTTAATTGAGGCGCTGCGCAGTATTCGTCCCGATGAGCGAAACCTTGAACTAGTACATCGATTAGACCGTGACACCTCAGGATGTTTACTGGTTTCTAAAAAGCGCTCAGTATTGCGCGGTTTGCATGAGCAGCTGCGTGAAAAAACCATGGAAAAAAATTATTGGGCGCTAGTAACTGGTAGTTGGGCAAGCAAAATTAAAAATGTTACCGAGCCACTTCGTAAAAATACCCTGCAATCAGGCGAACGTGTGGTGCGTGTTGATGAAGCAGAAGGCAAACCCAGTCAAACCCGTTTTCGTGTATTAGAGCGTTTTGGTCAATTTGCAACATTAGTACAAGCGTCGCCAGTAACAGGGCGTACACACCAAATTCGCGTACATACACAATGTAAAGGCCATCCAATTGCATGTGATGACAAGTATGGTGTGGCAGAGTTTGACAGTGAAATGAAGAAAAAAGGCTTAAACCGTTTGTTCTTGCATGCTCATGACTTAACCTTCGTTCACCCTAAAACAGAAGAATCTATGCGTGTTGAAGCTCCGTTGGATGGCAATTTAAAAAATTGCTTAAAAACACTTCGTGAAGACAAGCAATGA